From a region of the Tenggerimyces flavus genome:
- a CDS encoding ABC transporter substrate-binding protein — protein MMSVEAATRREFVVGGLAFAGLLAGCATDQQEAAPTPTTREINDSRGPVDVPIAPTRPVALVGSAEIDMIALGLTPVFSGAFATGWVDLAPETITSSLLPPDPEQVAATRPDLLLGWDWLAEDTAWNEVRDLAPLVTLPSGNDWRGVFQLVADAVNRKERANELLTQFDERVAKLKNANAARKISVNVVGVFEPGTFWWWDAPYPVNAHLTSVGLDVHSPTETAKGVSLERLTELTADWLIVTAPKGDKDGLANKLVEHPLAKKLPSVAKNQVHIVDRDLWGGAGLMWANALLDDVERLYPV, from the coding sequence ATGATGAGCGTGGAGGCCGCCACGAGGCGGGAGTTCGTGGTGGGTGGGCTGGCGTTCGCGGGACTGCTCGCGGGCTGCGCGACGGACCAGCAGGAAGCGGCGCCGACCCCGACCACGCGGGAGATCAACGACTCGCGCGGCCCGGTCGACGTACCCATCGCGCCCACCAGGCCGGTCGCGCTCGTCGGCTCGGCCGAGATCGACATGATCGCGCTCGGCCTCACGCCGGTCTTCTCCGGCGCGTTCGCCACGGGCTGGGTGGACCTCGCACCAGAGACGATCACCTCCAGCCTCCTCCCGCCCGACCCCGAGCAGGTCGCGGCCACGCGGCCCGACCTGTTGCTCGGCTGGGACTGGCTCGCCGAGGACACCGCGTGGAACGAGGTACGCGACCTCGCACCCCTGGTCACGCTCCCCTCCGGCAACGACTGGCGCGGCGTCTTCCAGCTCGTCGCCGACGCCGTCAACCGCAAGGAACGCGCCAACGAGCTGCTGACACAGTTCGACGAACGCGTCGCCAAGCTGAAGAACGCCAACGCTGCAAGGAAGATCTCGGTCAACGTGGTCGGCGTGTTCGAGCCCGGAACGTTCTGGTGGTGGGACGCCCCGTACCCCGTCAACGCCCACTTGACATCGGTCGGACTCGACGTCCACTCCCCCACCGAGACCGCGAAGGGCGTGAGCCTCGAACGCCTCACCGAGCTCACCGCCGACTGGCTGATCGTCACCGCCCCGAAGGGCGACAAGGACGGTCTGGCGAACAAGCTCGTCGAGCACCCGCTGGCCAAGAAGCTGCCCTCGGTCGCCAAGAACCAGGTCCACATCGTCGACCGCGACCTCTGGGGCGGCGCCGGCCTGATGTGGGCCAACGCCCTCCTCGACGACGTGGAGCGCCTCTACCCCGTCTGA